In Lactuca sativa cultivar Salinas chromosome 5, Lsat_Salinas_v11, whole genome shotgun sequence, the DNA window aacatttgaaaggttaattaaggggtatgaactcacctgcagtgagtggagtggatgaaaatgtcgggtaggatgctaggtgtcaagtgaggacttgaacacgcaCACGAATCCTATGAAATATGTAGTGACACATAATGgtgtctaattagtcatttaattaccaattaagtaagtaaagaccctctaatgcatgaaaacaccttgtttcaagtgctaggagtgttaagggttgcatctaaggagagtATAGtctcactttggagtttactcctcaaatggtagtacctaggggtgtttacggtttttgaaccatatcccccatgagtttacggccgtaaactcatgggagtggtgtatttgtgtgctttaagGCTTCATGCTTCACAAAGAAAGGTTCTAAGTTTGAttcaagggcttaggaagtggtTAGGGCATGAATTGCCCACTTTTgtagtttacggtccttggaccatttttggggagtttactaccgtaaacccatgagtttatggtagtaaactcatggttactccatCCACTTTGAGTTTTGGGGTTCATAGATCATTCAAGCAAGTTCCTAGTCCATAAGTCATGTTAGAGAGGGAgttggggcatcaaaacaccctttttggggtgtttacggttttgggagatccccaaaccgtaaacacttgTTCTTGGGGTTTATTCCATAAATTTTCAAGCATACTAAGAAGATAACTAGATAGGAGGAGTATACTTACTTATATGAAGCTTGTAAGAGGGTTTTAGGacccaaaaacactagtgtgttcttggtgatttgaagatgcttgaagatctaagtaaaaaTCAAGATCCATGGATGAaaaatgatgtataaacactagatttaGTGTTGTATGGACGAATTTAGAGAAGGAAACTTACATTTTTGGTGGATTTGAAGAAGTaaacttatgatacttgagagaaaaagcCATGTGTTCTTGAGATGGGAAGTGGAAAAATGAGGACAAGGGTGCAAACTCATGTTATATGCATGAGTTATTGggaaaagggtgtttacggcccaaacacctCATGTTTGGCCATAAACACGTAGCTAAGGTGTTGGTTGTTCGGTTTGTTACTCCTTACTATTAACGACACTTCCTATTATTTAATCGCTTCacgataataaaaataaaacaccaaatggacttaaatccggccaaaaatgtattaaaatttctttgactaatatttgaagtgtttggatgtggaaattatacaaatgaaaatttcgggttgtcacagagatGAATAtgataggtaagatcaataatttTCTAGGATTGAATATTCATCAAAGCAAGGATGGAATTTTCATCAATCAAGAGAAGTACTCTCGTAACTTCCTTGAGAAATTTGGCATGATGAATAGCTTGAAATTGAAAGTACCAATGAATGTTGGCACGCGCTTAGGACCTTCATTGGACAAGCTTGTTGTCGACATAAAGTTGTACAGGAAAATGATCGGTTTGTTACTATACTTAACAGCTAGTAGACTTGATATTATGTTTGTTGTTTGCAATTGTGTCAGGTATCAATCGAATCCCAAAGAACCTCATTCAACAGCTCTGAAGAATATCTTTCGATATCTCAAAGGAACTGCGTCGTTGGGAttatggtacccttcgaagaccGGTTTCTTCATTCAGGTGTtttctgatgcagaccttggtGGGTGTCAACTCGACAGgaaaaagcactactggtggatgtcaacttttggataGGAAGCTtgttagctggcaatcgaagaaacaaacttgtgtttcgatttccatagcagaagcagaatatgttgtTGGTGCAGCTTGCACTTCTCAGGTCATATGGATACATAGTCAATTTCatgattatgcaatcaacatgaaAAAGATACCCTTGTATTgcgattcacaaagtgcaatacgCATCTTCCATAATCCGGTGTAACATTTGAAGACCAAGCATATAACACTTcgttatcatttcatcaaggatcatgtcgaGGAAGAAAATATAGAGGTTCActaaaacatcccaaaaatatgacccaaaaatatcattttgcaaATATTATAAGAAACTATAATCATCCATAGTTAATAAGAAAACCAAGTGTCATGTGTCTCAAAATCTTATATCAAAAACTGTATCAAAAACAATTCAGAAAATATATCAGAGTCTCAATAAATCCCAGGCTGAAAtatgtggtgtgtgtcatgcgatcatcccaaGCCCTTCCTTTTGCTAGctaaaatacctgaaaccaaaactaaaaaacgtaagcacgaagcttagtgagctccccccaaactaccacataccatacaaagcacatatcacaaataacataactataAGACTACTCCCAACTGCATCGGGACGAATCCCTACATCGGCTTACCCGGCATCGGACTCCTGTccggcatcgggctcaccccagCATCCGACTGCATCGGGCATCGGGATTGCCCGGACTTCAGGTTTACCCCgacacatacataacataatcacataatctgcatcgggctagccccggcatcggaccgtagtccggaacaacaacatataacacataaactagCATACATCGAACTTGCCCCGAAATACATAATACATGGTATAATGACTAACttacatcgggcttaccccggaacacataacatattACATAATCATAtatactgcatcgggcttgcccggcatcggaccggagtccggaacacataaacatgcatgaatcacaaagacatcaagcatacataactacttctcgggaccgccctgacatcggaacgaagtccggaaacatatagaCTGCATCAGGCTTCGTTCGGAAACATATAGACTGCATCAGGCAAACcccgacatcgggcttaccccgacatactCTATTacttaaacgggtcggcattggtgccttagacccgttcctacgggaggaaaactcacctctcaaattGGATGCTGAAAACTCGGGCGAGGGTATCTCTATCAGCTGCTCCAATGACTCCCCGACTATTATGACCACAaataaacacttagtcaaaactgAGAATCCATccaagggtaaaatgactattttacccccctttGAATTGGACCATGACCGAGGCCCAATCCTTTCTAGTCTTTCCAAACTcactaaggcccattaaagtcctccaatggcccaattttctaaattgggcccaactcctcaaatgggctTTCCACCCAAACCCAAACTATGCCTTGGGCCCTTAACTGTCTCCTGGTGGCCCATTACGGCCCAACATCTGCTAACCCAAGACCTGgccccaaaccgaggcccaataaCGTAAAGTCCACAGTCTAAGTGTACGTTGAGTGTACTCTtctgtacgctgcgcgtacaacTTGCATGGCTTGTATGCTGCGCGTACTGGCGTGTATGCCCCGTGTACTCCCCTGATATGCCATATTCTTCAAAActgcttaatcctttaagacataacttccaaacttcagatctgagtctACTAATccttcttaacccataaagttgatcacttggtggcttgcacCCCACCAAATGAGATCAAACTTGGAAAAATAGCAGCTATCTTCatggaaatggctagatctcTTGTATGGATGCAAATAGGCCTTAAATATTGCAACTTTACTGCTCAAGGGACTTAAATAACTTCATGGGTGGCAACCCAAAGTCTAGAAACGGATTTGCAccataaaaatccattcttgAAACCAAAAAGGGAAAATATCCATGAGAACCTAGATCTATGATGTAGAAGCACCAAgatgagaactttataccttcaataggCTAGAAATGATGTAAAACCTCTAGATCAACAAGCTCTTTTCAATCTTTGCTTCTTCTCtaaacaccttcttcttcaaaaactccaaaatacTCCTCTAATGGTCATccaagcaccaaaatcactcaaatGAGGGCTAAGGGTCGATTTCTAAGGTTTagagggtggaggctgaagatattagggttaggttatgagataaggagcataaatagggtccaagaccctaaaatagggtttaggTCTGATTGGCGTACGCCTAACGTtcatatggtacgcccagcgtactccgaagaACATTTGCAGCCATCCTGgtcagtacacccagcgtactccaaaagtatgcccagcgtactgccttcttcactagtacgcccatcgtactctttctgtacgtccagcgtactcggctaagcctgaaaccactaaacttccgaaggccataacttctttgttataaatccgttttcgacgatccttatatccccgaaagggtaacgagaagccctacacttctatcaactcatatcTTCCTTGAGAGCTTCCCAAAAAAAGCCCATTTTCCACAAAAGCCCAAATtgacactttaccgaaatacccctaggctccaaaacacaaaccgaacatccggatcacttctaatacatTAATCGCACCCAAAATGGCCTAGATCTTACCcttttcaaaatccataatccTTATGATGATCGGCGTTCAGTCCACAGCCTCAAACTAGGAGTCAATTCAGAACAGGGCGTTACATTCACCTTGTGAAGACGACGGGTCAACTTGCTGACATTTTTACAAAGAATTTGGATGAGAAATCTTTTTTTAAGGATATTGTCTGGATTAGTAATGCTCAATGCAAATGTTTTTCCAAGCTTGTCTTCATTGTGAAATAACGAGGAGTCAAAACCTCGTTGAAGGCTTCAGCTGTTACTATTCATTATTCAACGTTCGACCCCCTTCCCTTTCGAAATCTCTCTGAATAGTTTAGATCCTACTTTGTTGTCTGAGAAGAATTGTTGTTTCGAAGTACTATGCCTAAACTTCGATATTGTTCACTTCGCATGTTTGGTAacattttattgtttttataaaccaaaaatactaaaaagattttatttattttgtctttaattttcaaaaacaccaaaaactccaaaaatatttttactttttttccttaaatttcaaaaacaaaaattccaaaaatattttcttatttttgtgttttgcatttcaaaaacaaaaatccaaaaatatttttttgttgttttttgtgTTTAACGATTTTATTGTAGTTTTCCATCGGGCTATTGTCATAAAAGCCCTTAATTTTTCATGAAGTATTCGGTTTTACCCTTTTTCATATTTTATGTTCATTAAAACCTAAAGTTTACATATATTTTTCCATTGAGGGTAGCTAGCGAATATGCCCCTTTTCCTTCTTCAACATCTATAAGATACGATCCTTCCCATTTAGGTGCCAATTTACCTGTACTAGGATCCTTGGTATTTTGGAATACTTTCCTTAAGACCAAGTCTCCTATCTGGAATCTTCTGACTTTGACATTATTTTCATATACTTTGGTGATCCTTTGTTGATGAGCAGCAATGCAGATCCTGGCAAGATCCCTGAGTTCATGAACAGTGTCAAGATCCTATGATAGGATCCTATCATTGTTCTCttgattttgaaatatataaattgCAGTTAGGATCACCACTTCAGTGGGGATCATTGATTCTGCTCCGAACACCAAAGAGTATGGAGTTTGGCATGTGGCCACATTAGAAGTGGCCCTATTTGTCCATAGGACGAAAGGAAGTTCCTCTGCtcatcttcctttcttttcataTAGCCTTTTCTTCAAGTTATTAACTATGATTTGTTGCTAGATTCTGCTTGACTATTGGCTTGAGGGTCAACATGGGTGGACATTATCATTTTGATTCCCTAACTTGTGCAAAAGTCCCTAGTCCTCTTGCTTATGAATTTGGATCCATTTTCATATATAATTTCGGCAGGGATCCAAACCTACTCAGGATATTACGTTTGATAAATGACACCACCTCCTTGTCTCTTACTTGAACAAAAGCCTCAACCTCGATCCACTTTGAGAAATAGTCTATCATTACCAGCATGAAGACTTTTCCTTCTGGTGCCTTAGGTAATTTTCCAACTATATCTATCCCCTACTTCATGAATGAAAAAGGGGAGATGATAGGATGTAAATTTTCTATTGTTCGGTGTAGGATATTGCTATGtctttgacaagcatcacattTTTTAGCATACAAGAAAGAGTCTTTCTTCATGATTGGAGAATAATATCCCATTCTTAACACCTTGGAGCACAAGGATATGCCCCCAATGTGGTTACCATAATCTCTTTCATGTATGTCTTTTAGGACTTCCGTAGCCTCGTGATCTTCTAGGCATCTAAGGTATAGACCCGCCATGGATTTTTTGTATAGCTTACCTTGGATCATCACAAAACGTGAGACCTTTATTTTGAATGACTTCTCACTTTTGTCTTCTTTCAGGATGGTACCATTTTGGAGATATTCCATAATGGATGAAATCCATGATCTTGAGGTTGGGGAAGGATCCTTGATGCTAAGATCCTGATGAGGAAGTTAAGGATCAGGATCTTCAATTGTAGCGATGTTGGTTATTAACTCATCATTGTCGAGATCCTTCGGTCTTTTGGAAGGTCGCTAATTGTTGGGATCATCACATGGATTATCGGGATCCTGGTTTCTAGTGGGATCCTAAGAGAAGATCCTAGAGTGTCTAAAGCATCTACTTCAGCATTGTGTTCTCTAGGAACTTGGTTTAGGCTGAATGCTTCGAGTTTAGAGGTTAATTTTTTTTAGGATCAGGAGCTATAGTGCTAGTCATTCTCCTTTTACTGCATATGATCTATTAAAATGGTTAGTTATTAATAAGAAGTTGAAATATACCTGAAGATCCTTGGCTAGTTGTAGTCCCATGATTAGTGCCTTGTATTCAACCTCTTTATTGGTTTCCTCGAACTTACAACTGACTACTTTGGGGTAGGATGTCCCCCTGTGGAAACTTTAGTATGATCCCTAGTCCAGTTCCTatttggtttgatgctccatctATGAATAATGTCCACCTTCCTGTGTTTTCTTCTTCTAGAAGTCATTTAGTTTCTATTTATACTTCATCTTGTAGATCATTACTGAAGTCAGCCATAAAGTCCGACAGTGCTTGAGACTTTATCACAGATCTTGGCTCATACTTGATGTTGTATGTGCTTAGCTTCACGGACCACTTTTCCATCCTTCCTGAcatttatggttttattataacATTCTTAATACGATAATTAGTTCTTACATATATAGGTTGTGTTTCAAAATAGTGTCTCAATTTAGTAGAAGCAGTTACTAACGTAAGTATAAGTTTTTCAAGGTGATATTACTTGGTCTTAGGATCCAagagacttttacttacatagtagatGGGATGTTGGTCCCCATTAAGATCCTTAGCTAAGAATTCACTCATCGCGTTTGAGGATACTGAAAGGTAGAGAAGAAGTGGTTCTCCATCTAATGGTTTTACCAATAGGGGTGCTGAAGTTAGGTATCTTTTAAGTTCCTAGAGGGCATCATGGTGCTCCTTAGTCCACTCAAACCATTTATTTTTCTTTAAGATGTCATAGAAAGGTTGCATCTTTctgaggatcttgagatgaaTCTGTTTAAGGATGCCACTCTTCTTGTTAGTCTTTGAATAACCTTTGTCGAGGATGGGGATCTTAGATCAATGATTTCTTTGATTTTCTCAAGACTTGCTTCAATTCCTCTTTTGGTCACCATTTACCCAAGGAACTTGCATGGTATCATTCCAAAGCGACACTTGGAGGGGTTCAACTTCATGTTATACTCGTCCAGTATGTCGAAGGCTCGTTCAAGATCCTTGAGATGGTTTTCATCTTTCTTTGACTTGACCACCATGCCATTAATGTAGACTTCCATGGTGTCCCCTAGTTTTTCTTTGAAAATATTGTTAACTAGCCTTCAATATGTTTCAACTACATTTTTAAGACCAAATGGCATGACAATATAACAATATATACATGTTGGGTTTATGAATGTTGTATCCTCTTGGTCAGATGGTTCGATTTGGATTTTTTGGAACCCTGCTGATGCTTTGGCGTCTATCATGGAGTCTATGTGTGGTAGAGGGAAAGGATCCTTGGGAAAAGCCTTGTTCAGATCCGTATAATCCACACATACTCTCCATTTTCCATTCTTCTTTTGTACTACGGCCATGTTGGTTAGCCACTTtgggaacttcacttccttgatcaTTGTTGTTTTAAGAAGTTTTTCTACATCTTCTTGTATGATTTAGTTTCTCTCTAGTGCGAACTTCCTTCTCTTTTTGTGTATTGGTCTTAAATAAGGATCATGTTAAGTTTATACGTTATTAAATTTTTGTCTATACCTGCCATGTCCTCGTGTTTCCATGCAAATGTCTTTCTTCTAGCTCTGAGGATCTTTATTAGTTCTTGTTCGGTTGGTTCTGGTATTAAGGATCCTATGAGAACTTTAACATCAGGATCTTCAAGGTTCAGGGGCACTTATCTTGGTATTGCTGATGATTTCATCGAGGTCTTGTAGCCCTCTTTGGATTCTTGTTGATCGCCTGTGATCTTCACTGTCCCCCATGGGGTGGGCATCCTTACACATTAATGGTATTTTGTTGGGACTACCTTCATTTTGTGGATCCATGGTTTACCTAAAATAACATTATAAGAGGATAATGTATCTATTACACAAAAAGGTTGCATAGAGTTTACCCCCTCAATGTAGATAGGTAGCTTTATTTCGCCGATCATATGTTTTGTTTCGCTGCCGAATCCTATTAATATTGAGGATCTTTTGATTATTTCATACTCTGGGATGTTCATTAATTTTAAAGCATCCAAGATTATAATGTTAACTGAGGATCCTCTGTCGACAAGGATCCCTCTGAAGAAATGATTGGCGATGTAAAGAGTGATCACCAATCTGTCATGGTGAGGATCATTGACATCTTGTCTATTTGCTTTGTCAAAGGTGATATCCTTCTCATTTGTGACTGACGCATTCTTTTGTGGCCTTTCTTCTTTCTCTGTTTTTAACACCTTAGCATTCCTTTTTGCTACAAAATAAGAGGTATCACAAATGTAAGATCCTCCAGAGATCACATTGATTACCTTGGCGTCAGCAAGAGGGGATCCTGGCTTATCGAGGGTCTTCTAAGGATCCTAATCTTTCTCTTTGGATCTTTCCTTTCTTCTTCCAAGGATTTCTTTGAGATATCCTTTGCCTAATAGGTAGTTGATCTCCTTCCTGAGGGCTATGCAATCTTATGTGACATGACTAAAGTCTTCATGGTATGCACACCATTTGGATTTGTCTTTCCAAGTGGTGGATTTTTATCATTCCCTTGGACATCTTGTTTTGTTGCCAAGATCATACATAGCAAAtatttgttaggtgcattttatgcaccatTGAAGCATGTTTAATTAACTCTTTTGCATTTCACTTTAGTAATAATCCATGCATTTTACTTGTTTTGGGACAAAACTTGGCACACTTTATTTCCACACTTTTTATGCCATTTTAGGTGGTTCTGGAGGTTGGAGATGAATCAGGATGGTGAAAAAGGGTCGGAAACAAAGATGCGGATTTTTCGGAGCAAAATTGAAGAAAACAAGAATTTTTCACAGAAGAGTTGACATGAGTCGTGTCTCTTTTGACACGGGCCGTGTCAAATGGTTTATCAACGTACATTGGTTGCGGATTATAAAATTTTCCAACTTTTGAGTGACACGGGGCCGTGGCATATCTTCACAATTTGACACGGGGTCGTGTCTGTCGCATAACTTCCTGGCCCAGTTTTCTTTTATGATCTAATTTCAGGATTTTTAGCCAAAAAAGAGACTCTCTTTCACTCCAGGCGACCAAGGACGACTCTTAGAAGAAGTTTTTAGTTTATATCTTGAAGAAGATCATTTAGAAACATTTTAATTTCATCTTTGTAAGCACTTTAGTAATTTAATTTCCTTTCCAGACTTGTTAATCTTGTTCTtgtcatgtgtggctagaaccctagactctccaactttatgtattgactattgtgtgtgatttcaatcatgtgaTTTGGTGTTTGTTTctaaatgaatttgattttgtttcaattgaAAGTTTGATTTCAATTCTAGTTCTTATTGGTCATTTGAGTTAGGGTTAAATCATCCAAGTTATCTATTGTGCAAAATCCGTGTTTTGTAAAATAGAACAAGTAACAAGCACTAAATTGAATTCATTTGAATAAATATATTGTAAATCAAATTCACACATTCTTACActtccgagcttgtgaggagtattaaATGTTTTTGGGAATATTCACACAAAATATAATGCAATCTCTCCAtttaattctaagagcttgtttataTTATActggtaaggttaggattaatcaaagagttTATTTTGGTTAATCAATATGGTGAATGAGAGGTGCTAGAGCTTGTTAGAATttccaagtaccaacttagatagatttgaacacatttcatttcatttatggAATCACATTACTAATttgtcttgcatagagttggagtACTTATAAATCCtgaatttattttagttaattaattgtttaCTCATTACTTTAGTCTTTTGTTTAAATCAGTGCATATAAACTCCCCCATTCTTGTTACCATATTTGTATCTTATGCAAAAAGGTATAAGCCATTgttccgtgtctctgtggatcgaccctacttaccTTGCATTACATTTTTAGTGCAAAGTAGTAGTGTTTTTTGAGTCCTTTTGTACCCCTTAATTTGGTGGGTTTGACACACCTAACAAATCGGCGCCATTgccggggacacggtgttactaattgtttatgcctagatcttTCCGTACAAGTAGACCACTACCAATTGACTCGGAGATAGAGAAGACTGCAAATAGTTACGGAAGCAAGCAATGCTTCGTAAGAGGCAACTGGGTTCCGTGACTTCTTCATCATCTACCCCTCCGGTCATTAACATTTGGGAGGATATACCCCTCTCAAGTGTATCCGCACCCGAAACAGAAAGCCTAGCAATCTCACCTCAACCATTCTCACCCATAAATACCACTCCACCCTCTTCACCTGTTCATAATATCCCAAACACTACACCCATAGAAACTTCAACCACTACTCACACAATGGGAGATAACCATGGAGGGAATCCACCACCTGAGAAAACCCTTCACCAATGGGCAAGGCAAGAGgttactcaacaacctctttgcaTGACATATCTGGCAGCCACCAACCTAGAACTAAAATCCGGGCTCATCTACTTACTCCCAACTTTTAGAGGTTTGGAAAATGAAGATCCTTATAAGTTCCTCACTGAGCTCCATGTTGTGTGTGTGAGCATGAAACCACACTAAggatgagaatttggcccgaAAAACCCAAACCGAATCGAAAACCGAATCGAACCGAACTGAATtagacccgaataagcaattcgattcggttttcgggtatctTTATAAGGCTTATTCGGGTTTTGGGTAATTCGgtccgggttacccgaataagggcttattcggtCCAAAATACCCGAACCGAATATGAAAACTGAAAAGTCACGATTTTTTTTGCCCTTCACGATTCCTTATTCGGTTTGAATGTGTTCTGTCGACTCGATCAAAACATACGATCGCTACCCCAAAAAAACCCACGTAATACACCAAAAGAAAATCAAGGAAATTGGATTCCATATTTCACCAAATCGAGTCTGAGTAGTCGACGACATCTCCTTGGCATTAATCCTTGCTTGCGATATTAGTTTTTGATCGACACAGTTGCGAACTTGCGGCTGCTACCTTCCTACTTGCGATAACTTGGTCCCTGGAGGTCCTGGGCTCATTGATCGATCATCAATACTCCATTCAAGTCATGGAAAATTGGGTTCCAAATCAAGAAActcaagtaagtatttgtatcttAATCTACTACTCAATCTTTCATTGTGTTATTATGAATGTTATCAATTGAAACTTGAGTGTGTTATGTTAACAGTTAACATTTTCTCTATGTATGTTATCCTTGAATGAGAACCTTGAATTAGAGAATTTAATGTAGAAAACAACCATATTTGTTCTTTTACTTGTTTCATTCCATTATATTAAAATGATTTTGTTATTGTGCTTTAGATTGATGATGAAGATGTGTTTGTTGATAACACTCAAGTTGAAGGAACAAGTCAAGCAACAAAgccgaagaaaaggaaatatgtCCAAAGGGCGACTTGTTGGGTCGATTATGATGTAATTCATATTAAAAAAGTTAGATATAGCAAATGCAAAAAGTGTGGAACTTTGCTCAAAACCGAATCCGGCAGAAATGGTACTTCTAGTATGATTAGGCATACAGAAAGATGTAGAATGAAcccaaaaaatttagaaaaaaaagtaGAAAACCAAACcactttaaatttcaaaaaaaattgaaaatggggAGAATAGTATTGGGACTTGGAAACATGATgagaaaagaataaaaaaaagcaATGTTAAACTTATTTGTAGTTGGAGAATTACCGTTCAAGTTTGTAGAGAATGAATCATTTATTGAGTATACAAATGCATTAAACGGAAAAGTAGTTTTGCCATGTAGAACCACAATTTCAAATAGAGTCATCGATTTCtatcttgaagaaaaggctaagTTGTTTAAGTTCTTTAGTAATCCCTTAAGTAATGTGCATTTGACCACCGATTGTTGGACAAGCTCATGTCAAAGGTCAAGCTATATGGTGGTCATGGCCCACTTTATTGATGAAGATTGGGTCATGCACAAAAGAATTATCAACTTTAAATCTCAAGATAGTCATAAGGGAGAAGACATTGGGCGCACGTTGTTGACTTGTCTTCAAGAGTAGGGTATAACTAACGTAATGACCAAAACCGTAGACAATGCTAGTTCGAATGATAAAGCAATCGAAATTCTAAAGAAAAACCTACCAAACTTGTATGATGGGGGGAAACAATTACACGTAAGGTGTATGGCCCACATCCTTAACCTTATTGTTAGGGATGAGTTTGATCAACACCAATCTAGTATCAAGTGCATGCAAAATGCCGTTAAATACATTAGGAATTCTACACAACGGATTCAAAGGTTCAAAGAATGCATGAAAGAACTAAATGTGGAATCCAAGAAA includes these proteins:
- the LOC128134221 gene encoding zinc finger BED domain-containing protein RICESLEEPER 2-like, which codes for MGDNHGGNPPPEKTLHQWARQEVTQQPLCMTYLAATNLELKSGLIYLLPTFRGLENEDPYKFLTELHVVCIDDEDVFVDNTQVEGTSQATKPKKRKYVQRATCWVDYDVIHIKKVRYSKCKKCGTLLKTESGRNVGELPFKFVENESFIEYTNALNGKVVLPCRTTISNRVIDFYLEEKAKLFKFFSNPLSNVHLTTDCWTSSCQRSSYMVVMAHFIDEDWVMHKRIINFKSQDSHKGEDIGRTLLTCLQE